One Salvelinus sp. IW2-2015 linkage group LG4q.2, ASM291031v2, whole genome shotgun sequence DNA window includes the following coding sequences:
- the LOC111963407 gene encoding zinc finger protein 770 gives MHQCSVCCKGFPSASKLQRHYLIHTGQKPFTCLVCGKAFRQSVHLKKHSETHTGNYHNWSPPTDSLQHTIPVPTSPDPSLEKSGHDLITDTPLLPAAYFRRDGTMERTPPEMYTTASEIKPRPELIPPADNGLFSSQQNTQPGGHFFTDLLQDNMIGSDGMENSAWHTDDVYTCTVCLMCFSSSHQLQRHLPVHSQPKPFECNICGKAFRLRAHLKMHSQIHERRPTGFSKTIPMLGSQQSSFRGRMRVNHECPTCSKTFCSPSKLKRHFLTHTGQKPFSCEDCGKTFRQVSHLKTHLYASHNKSNLQNVCTKQKEKRIDARNTNVDMELQCEISVGAPQHLDKLERSSLPVKVEPNASGTSQFECSICSKTFSSSIRHRQHYMMHKEVRPFQCRVCGRPFRLSTHLKRHQVSHKNQDESQNTSQVDDPRGAVSVSKTEHASQNSDKGMTSPELNESKALELNIIVKPEHWKLNVKDDKDFPVSTLQEPESTATSHLKTPVFGQTSSQRKISQKAKNQQLNHQCLACLKCFPSPSKLQRHMLTHTGQRPFGCYTCGKRFRQPTHLRIHSHTHLWSKNGKQRYAPRSRPPSRRITEHRESPVGVQFQEKLPEKHNSDRNVHLKSPTEKQSGQGSTFACGHNESNRKMHWFQHSTSSLSKPQLPLQMPPETTLNQSGHLQLKIQAMPSTGKVNDAPFLSTGPELALKGADAISVGSTNHTKHQCLICFKYFPSASKLQRHNLVHTGLRPFQCLACGKTFRQATHLKVHEGTHKWRPFRPASRQGNRMKVRRPQQLQYPKVCVQVPVTSSMKAEPFHSNGVNEWRPFQDNFEDTCNNQPKAQQDNNINSTSKLSIPNKVTCAKRKAHLCTICQKGFDTPSKLSRHFLIHTGIRPFKCSLCTKTFRQPCHLRSHERRTHEIKTCSDVQDNSTFRDPDHETLASAHGKKLRDMPQSYKDSSDHSSVTDEGLGNSSEARDPSFVAIQDISLPDDNMESGSRQSEDYWCTECHSNFLSPSELATHLIVHRHALNNEMTGHNSLQQEMGGHMHSMQMEFQTNQVIADADSHNVIQNERLDHYWREPIHMSFQCDKCITSFETERDLQLHKCALRNQIEVTQSSTYRCAICFKDFKTPSKLQRHYVTHTGERPFQCKVCEKTFTQASHLKTHQRTHKSDMA, from the coding sequence ATGCATCAGTGCAGCGTTTGTTGTAAAGGTTTCCCGAGTGCCTCTAAACTCCAGAGACACTATCTCATACACACAGGCCAAAAGCCATTTACCTGTTTGGTTTGTGGCAAAGCCTTTAGACAATCTGTACATTTAAAGAAGCACtccgagacacacacagggaattACCACAATTGGAGTCCACCCACAGACAGTTTGCAACATACTATACCAGTACCTACAAGCCCTGATCCATCTCTTGAGAAATCTGGACATGATTTAATTACAGACACCCCACTGTTGCCTGCAGCATATTTTCGAAGAGATGGGACCATGGAGAGGACACCACCAGAGATGTACACTACAGCCTCAGAGATCAAACCGCGACCTGAACTTATCCCACCTGCTGATAATGGTTTATTTAGCAGCCAACAAAACACCCAGCCAGGAGGCCATTTCTTCACCGATTTACTGCAAGATAACATGATCGGTTCTGATGGAATGGAGAACAGTGCATGGCACACAGACGATGTCTACACATGTACAGTGTGCCTGATGTGTTTTAGTTCCTCTCACCAGCTTCAGAGGCACTTACCAGTTCACAGTCAGCCAAAACCTTTTGAGTGTAACATTTGTGGGAAGGCCTTCAGACTAAGGGCCCATTTGAAAATGCACTCTCAAATACATGAACGCAGGCCTACTGGATTTTCTAAGACTATCCCCATGCTTGGGTCTCAGCAAAGCTCTTTCAGAGGTAGAATGAGGGTGAACCACGAATGTCCAACCTGCTCAAAAACATTCTGTTCTCCATCCAAACTAAAGCGTCATTTTCTTACTCACACTGGCCAGAAGCCTTTTTCCTGTGAGGACTGCGGGAAAACATTCAGGCAGGTGTCACACCTGAAAACCCACCTATATGCCTCGCATAATAAATCAAATCTCCAAAATGTGTGTACCAAACAAAAAGAAAAGCGAATAGATGCTAGGAACACAAATGTAGATATGGAACTACAGTGTGAAATAAGCGTCGGTGCCCCGCAGCACCTGGACAAGTTAGAAAGGTCTTCGCTTCCTGTCAAAGTAGAGCCGAATGCTAGTGGTACCAGTCAATTTGAGTGTAGCATTTGCTCAAAAACATTCAGCAGTTCAATTAGACACAGGCAGCATTACATGATGCATAAAGAAGTAAGACCCTTTCAGTGCCGTGTCTGCGGCAGACCCTTCCGTCTTTCGACCCATTTAAAGAGGCACCAAGTCAGTCATAAGAACCAAGATGAATCTCAGAACACAAGTCAGGTGGATGATCCAAGGGGTGCCGTGTCTGTGTCGAAGACTGAACATGCTTCCCAAAATTCAGACAAAGGGATGACTTCTCCAGAGCTTAATGAATCGAAAGCTCTTGAACTCAATATTATTGTGAAACCAGAGCACTGGAAGCTGAATGTGAAAGATGATAAAGACTTTCCAGTTTCCACTCTGCAGGAACCTGAATCAACTGCAACATCTCACCTGAAGACGCCAGTATTTGGTCAAACCAGCAGCCAACGTAAGATCAGCCAGAAAGCAAAGAATCAGCAACTGAACCATCAGTGTCTTGCATGCCTTAAATGTTTCCCTTCTCCATCCAAACTGCAGAGGCATATGTTGACCCATACTGGTCAAAGACCCTTTGGGTGCTACACGTGTGGGAAGCGATTTCGCCAGCCAACACATTTGAGGATCCACTCCCACACTCATCTGTGGTCCAAAAATGGAAAGCAAAGATATGCTCCACGTTCTAGACCTCCATCACGTCGAATTACTGAACACCGAGAGTCTCCAGTGGGTGTCCAATTTCAGGAAAAGCTTCCTGAAAAGCACAATTCTGATAGGAACGTTCACCTCAAGTCCCCTACAGAGAAACAGTCAGGTCAAGGCAGTACTTTTGCTTGTGGACACAATGAAAGCAATAGAAAAATGCATTGGTTTCAGCATTCAACATCCTCCCTATCCAAGCCTCAGCTCCCTCTCCAAATGCCACCAGAAACAACACTGAATCAAAGTGGCCACTTGCAATTGAAAATTCAAGCAATGCCTTCAACAGGAAAAGTCAATGATGCCCCTTTCCTGAGTACAGGTCCAGAATTGGCTTTGAAAGGCGCTGACGCCATCTCTGTGGGGAGTACAAACCATACGAAACACCAGTGTTTAATATGTTTCAAATATTTCCCATCTGCCTCTAAACTACAAAGACATAACCTTGTACACACTGGCTTGAGACCATTCCAATGCCTGGCATGTGGAAAAACATTCAGACAGGCCACACACCTGAAAGTCCATGAGGGAACTCACAAGTGGAGACCCTTCAGACCTGCCTCTCGACAGGGAAATAGAATGAAAGTAAGAAGGCCGCAACAACTTCAGTACCCTAAAGTCTGTGTTCAAGTTCCTGTGACAAGTTCTATGAAAGCAGAGCCATTCCATTCAAATGGTGTGAATGAATGGAGACCATTCCAGGACAATTTTGAGGATACCTGTAATAATCAACCAAAGgcacaacaggacaacaacattaACAGCACTTCTAAACTGTCCATACCAAACAAGGTGACCTGTGCTAAAAGAAAAGCACACCTGTGCACGATTTGTCAGAAGGGCTTTGACACGCCATCGAAACTATCTAGACACTTTCTCATACACACTGGGATAAGACCATTCAAATGCAGTTTATGTACTAAAACTTTCAGACAGCCTTGCCACTTGAGAAGTCATGAACGACGAACACATGAGATTAAAACATGTAGTGATGTCCAGGATAACAGCACATTTAGGGACCCTGACCATGAAACTCTTGCCTCTGCTCACGGAAAGAAACTGAGAGACATGCCACAGTCCTACAAAGACAGTTCTGATCACAGCTCAGTCACTGATGAGGGTTTAGGTAATTCTTCAGAGGCAAGAGACCCAAGCTTTGTGGCAATACAAGACataagcctaccagatgataacATGGAATCTGGGAGTAGACAAAGCGAGGACTATTGGTGCACTGAGTGTCACAGTAATTTCTTGTCCCCATCTGAACTTGCTACTCATCTTATTGTTCACAGACATGCCCTAAACAATGAGATGACAGGTCATAATTCATTGCAACAGGAAATGGGGGGTCACATGCATTCTATGCAAATGGAATTTCAAACCAATCAAGTCATAGCAGATGCAGACAGTCATAATGTTATCCAAAATGAGAGGCTTGATCATTACTGGCGTGAACCAATTCACATGTCATTTCAGTGTGACAAATGCATCACATCTTTTGAAACAGAAAGGGATCTTCAGCTCCATAAATGTGCCCTAAGAAATCAAATTGAGGTTACTCAGTCAAGCACATATCGGTGTGCAATTTGTTTCAAGGATTTCAAGACTCCTTCCAAACTCCAGAGGCATTATGTCACCCACACAGGCGAGAGGCCATTCCAATGTAAAGTGTGTGAGAAGACTTTCACACAAGCGTCTCATCTAAAAACCCACCAGCGCACACACAAATCAGACATGGCCTAA